AGTCCGCGGAGGAGCTCATCGCCGTCTGGCATCAGGCGCGAAACGCGCAGAACCGACCGTGAAGCACGCACACCATGGCTGAGCGCACCTATCGCATCCACATCGCCGCGGAGCTGTCAGGGGTCCGCGTGGAGCTCATCCGCGCCTGGGAGCGCCGCTACGGGGTGCTCGAGCCGGAGCGCACGCCCTCGGGCTACCGCGTCTACACCGACCGGGACGTGGCCCTGCTCAAGCGGCTCAAGGCGCTGACGGACGAAGGGGTGTCCATCAGCGAGGCAGCGAAGCTGGTGCCCCAGCTGCGCGCGGAGCTGGACGCGGCGCCGTCCCCGTCCGCCGAGGGCGCCGATGCGCGGACCGGGGCGCAGCCGGAGTCGTGGCGCGCGGCGGTGATGGCCGCGGCCGAGGCGTATGATCAGCCCCGCGTCGTCCGCGTCCTGGACGAGGTGCTGGCGGCGCTGCCGCCCCTGAAGGCCTTCGAGGACGTGCTGGTGCCGGTGCAGCGCGAGGTGGGCGAGCGCTGGCACGCGGGGACGTTGACGGTGGCGCAGGAGCACCTGGTGACGCAGGTGGTGCGCGAGCGGCTGGTGAGCCTGCTGCACGGCGCCCCCCGGGGAGGACGCAAGCACGCGGTGCTGGCGTGCTTCCCGGAGGAGGAGCACGAGATTGGCCTGCTGGGAGTGGCGCTGAGGCTGCGCCACGCGGGCGTGCGGGTGACGCTGCTGGGGCAGCGCGTGCCGGCGGAGGGGCTGGGCGAGACGGTGGCCCGCGCAAAGCCAGACGTGGTGGGTCTGTCGGCGGTGACGAACCGGGGCGCCACGGTGTTCGAGGACGTCCTCGAACGCATCATGGATGCGCTGCCCAAGGGCCTGCCCCTCTGGGTGGGAGGCCCCGCCGCCCAGGCGCACGCGGACATCTGCGAACGCCTGGGCGTGAGGCTCTTCAGTCACGAGGACGACTGGACGCGGATGGTGGGCTGAGTTTCCGCGTGCGTCAGATGCAGAACGGCGGAAGGCCTTGCGCCAGCGCGACGGTGTCATCGAGGGCATCTCCGATGCCGGGCAGGACCCCCGCCGATGGAATCGTGGTCAACAGCGAGGTGATCACGCTCAGGAGCGGCTGGAGGACATTGAGCGCGAGCGAGGTGTTGATATTGGTGAGGTCCGTGTTCAGCGCGGTCCCTAGGGTGCCGAGGGTCGCGAGCTCCGACGCGGTGAGCGCGGCGTTCGCGTTCGCGATGGCGCCGAGGGCGGAAGCGATACCCGGGATGCTCGGTGCTGCGACCACCGGCACTGCCGCGATGTAGCTGGTCTGGGCCGCGGACACGGCGGCGTTCGCCGCCTGGATGGCCACGCCCGCGGTGGAGTCCGCGTTGATGCACTGGGCCTGCGCGGGGACGACGTAGAGTGCCACGGCGAGGACGACGGCGGACAACCAGTTCATGGACGTTTTCATGGGGGGCTTTCTCTCGTGTGAAGACAGACCCCCGCCGTCCTCCGGCGACCGCGGGACGGGGGTCCGCCTGCCTGGGACAGGCAGGGACTGGGTTGAGATGGGATTGCTGCCGGAGGAGTGAAGTCACAGTGACTTCCAATCTCTCAGACGTCAATCAACCCCAGACCTCAGGGCAGGTGTCTGTTCGTGTCTCGGTCCGCCCTCCGCCATGGAGATTATTTTCCAGTTTCAGTGATGTGTCAGGGGCTTCACGGTATTGGATGTCTGTCCAATCCGGGAGCGAACCTGGCCGCCATCCTGGACCCAGGTCCAAGACGGCGCTGGCTTCCGCGGTGCGGTAACGGAGCAGGAAGGCCATGGAGCGCGGCGTGGAGTTGCTGGCCCGCGCGGCGTGGCGGAGCGCTGGGACCGCGCGCGAGGCCTGGGGCCATGAGCTTGCGCATCCGCACCATCGCCCGGCTCACGGGCATCCGCGAGGCCACCCTGCGCGCCTGGGAGCGCCGCCATGGCTTCCCGCGTCCGGAGCGCAGCGAGAACAACTACCGCGTCTATTCACGCGACGAGGTGGAGGCCGTCCGCCGGGTGGCGAAGTGGATGGAGGAGGGCCTCTCGGTGAGCGAGGCCATCGCCCAGGTGCGAGACGAGCCCCGGACGGACGTCCCGCCAGAGGCGCGGCACCTGGAGCGCTTCTGGGCGGCGGTGATGGTGTTGGACTCGGAGGGCGCGGACGCGGCGCTGTCCGCGGCCCAGGTGGGGCTGGACGCGGCCACGTATTGCGACACGGTCCTCCTCCCGCTGCTGCGCGAGATGGCCAGTCGCCTGGACGTGGCGCGCGAGCACATGGCGTCCGCGCTGCGAGGTGCTGGCGGCGCTGCCTGGATGCGCTGCCCTCTGGGTGGGAGGCCCCGCCGCCCAGGCGCATGCGGACGTCTGCGAATGCCTGGGCGTGAGGCTCTTCAGTCACGAGGACGACTGGACGCGGATGGTGGGCTGAAGCCCCTATGCCTCATTCACAGATGGGCGGGAGCGCCTGGATCAGGGCGAGGGTATCGGAGAGGGTCGTTCCGACGGTGGCGGGGAGGGTGGTGGGAGTCGTAATCCCCATCAGGAGATTCTGGATGAAGGCTTGGAGGGTCTGGGTGACAGAGGTCAGATTGTTGTTGATCGCGGAGAGGTCCGTGAAGGCGGCGCTTGGCAGGAGAACGAGGGTCGCGCCTTCGGACGCGGCGATCCCGGTGACCGCATTCAGATTGGCGGTGGCGGCCTGGAGGATCTGGAGGAGGTTCAGGGTAGCAGCTGCCGTCGCCGTGGCGTTGGCGCTGGTCTGGGTTGCGTCAAAGGCGGCATTCGCCGCCTGGATGGCGACCCCCAGCGTGGAACTCAGATTCGCGCATTGTTGCGCCTGCGCGGGGACGACGTAGAGCGCCACGGCGAGGACGACGGCGGACAAGCCGTTGATGGACATTTTCATGGGGGGCTTTCTCTCGTGTGAAGACAGACCCCCGCCGTCCTCCGGCGACCGCGGAACGGGGGTCCGCCTGCCTGGGACAGGCAGGGACTGGGTTGAGATGGGATTGCTGCCGGAGGAGTGGAGTCATAGTGACTTTCAATCTCTCAGACGTCAATCAACCCCAGACCTCAGGGCAGGTCTCTGTTCTTGTTTCAGTCCGCCCTCCGCCATGGAGATTATTTTCCATTTCAGTAGTGTGTCAGGGCCTCCAGGACATTGGATGTCTGTCCAATCCGGGAGCGAACCTGGCCGCCATCCTGGACCCAGGTCCCAGGTGCCTTCGTCCCACCCTTTCAACGTCTGTTCCTGGGGTGGATGAGCATTGAGAGGGGCCGAGACGCATGGGGCCCGCTGCTATTCCGGGTCCAGTGCCCAGGTGCCCTCCTCCCAGCGCTTCAGTGCCTGCCCTGCCTTGAACGGCACGAGTCCTTCGCCCCTGGCTGCCTCCATCAAGACCTCGCGTGCCTCATGCGTTCGGTAGCGGAGCAGGTAGGCCGCAGCCATGACTCGCACATCCATCCTGGGATGACTGAAAAGCACCGTGAGCGCCTCGCGGCCTGTATTCCCAAGAGCCCGGAGTTGCTCGAAAGCGGAGATGTATTTCTTTGCGTGTCGGTTTCCGGCCTTCGCGTCGCCCTGCCAGATCGCGTCGGTCTGGGCGGCGACGTTGTCCGCGAATAGCCTGACAAGTGTATCGAACCTCACTCCGACCCCTCTTCCTGCTGCCTCCAACTGCGCGGGAGCGTCCTCGCAGTCGACCTATCAATTGGAACGGCTCTATTCTTCCGGAGGAAGCGTTCCGTCCTTCCACGCGCGCAGGGTCATTGCCGCACTCACACTCAGCATTGTTGGCGGCGGCTCCGCCAACAGGGCAAGTGCACGTTCTGCCTCGCTGGGCGCGAAGCCCAGGGCGGCTGTTGCTGCCCAATACCGCGTCCCTGGCTCCGGATCAGTCAGCAATGCCAGCAGGCGCTTCTCCGCATCGGGTCCACGGGTACGCAGGTCTTTCCTGACGGCTGCCGCGAGACGGTAGTTCTTGTTCGCAGCCCGAGTGTCGCGCGCATTCAGTAAGCGCCCGTGCTTGGCTGAAACCTCGCGAAAATGCGCAATCAACTCTTCTGTCCCTAGCACCTTGAGGTCCTTGGACTTCATGAGCAAGCGGGGCCCGCCTCTATTCGGGATCCAGGTCCCAGACGCCTTCTTCCCACCCTTTCAATGTCTGTTGAGCGCCAAAAGCAACGAGCCCCTCACCTTTTGCGGCCTCCTCCAACACCGCTTTGGCTTCGGCGGTGCGGTAACGGAGCAGGAAGGCGGCAGCCGTGGCCCTCACGTCCATCCTGGGATGCTTCAAGAGGATGCAGAGTGCCTCTCTTCCTTCGTCTCCTCGGGCACGAAGTTCATCGAAAGCAGCGATGTATCGGTCGCCGTGCTTGTCCTCGGGGTCCGCACCCACTGGAAGATCGCGTCCGTCTGTGCCGCGACATTCTCAGCAAACTCCCTGACCAGACCCTCTAGAATCATCGCCAGATTCCCTTCTTGATGTTTTCAATGGCGAGCAAGCCGAAGTCGCGTTGGGCTGTGTACGACTGCGTGCTCAGCCACTCTCGAATGGTAAGGACGCGTGAACGAGTGATGAGCGGATACTTCCTGGAGTAGAACGCGCTGACCAGGTCGTGGAGCGTCTTGTTCAGGGCGACGACGTTCTCGGTGTTGTGTATCGCTTCCGGACCGAACCGGCGAACATTCCCCTCGGTCTGCTCGACGACGTGGTGCCACTCCCTGTTCGTGCCCGCGCTCCCTCGCGCCTTCGTCATGCCCCGGTGTGTTTGCCACGCCTTGTATCCAGTGGAAGCGCTCCCACCGCCGTGCGTTCCATTCGATGACATGGCCACGGCGCCCGGCGCGAGGCCGACCGTGAAGCCGTCAGCGGCGATGGTAACCGTCTCGACCTGCCCCACGGCGGCGTAGACCACCCCGGCCTCCGCCTCGGCCCGGACCGCGGCCTGGGCTGCCCCTGGCAGGCCCGGGAGCTTTGCCCCCAGCGTCGCCCCCGTGCTTCCAATGGCCGCCGTCGCCAGCATCACGAAAGCCCGCGCCGCCTGCCGGCCCATCACCTTGCCGAATCGCTCTCCCGCCCCGCGCAGTTCGTCGAACGTCAGCGCCGCGTCCGACTCCGCCATCAGGTGCCGGAAGCCCTGGATGAGCGCCCAGAACGTGTCGATGCCCACGTAGGCGATGAGCCCTGCCGAGATCACCGCCGCCACGCCCTTCGTCGCGGGCTCAGGCACCGTCCAGAGCAGCGCGTACGTGGCCGCTGTCCACAGAGCGGCCTGCATCAGCGCCTCGGGATTCGCCATGTCCTTCAGTGCGTCCCACAGCTCTTCCAGCACCGCCCCCTTCGCCATCGCGAGCGCCAGGGCGAAGCGCGCGTCCCCAGAGACAACTGGGATCTCCTTCAGCAGAGCCAGACAGTCACCGGCGCGTCCGGTCCGGCCACACCAGCGCAAGTAGGCCCGGGTCAGCTCCACGTCTGGCTGCGCCTGCTCGGAGGACAGGTGCTCCCCCGGCCCTAGCGGCGTGATGCGGCGGCGCTGCACATCCATCAAGTACGAACCGCTCCGGGGCTCCACCTCGAAGAGGCGCCGGGCGGCCTCCTGGGCCCTCGGTGACAACCGAAGCCCCGGGGCCAGCCGCGCCACGGCCTCCTTCAGCGCCCCCGCATCCAGCGGGACCGGCCGGGCCGTTCCATCCGCACGAGGCACATGGACGACAGGCGCACCGCGCCCCGTGTCGAGCCGGACGGCCTTCGTCGCACTGCTACACCCGACCAGCGCCAAGAACAGGGACAGCACCAGCCATGAACGACGCATCAGCAGCTCGCTCCGTTGCCGTCCGTCACGTGTCGCTTGCCCCTCTGGCGCGCAGGGCCTCCCACAGCATCGAATGGTTGAGCAGGATGTCCTTGATGCCATCCCGGACCGTCTTGGAGTCCAACGCCTGCTTGCTCATCAGCGCATGCGCGTCGAGCGCGGCGATGATGGCGCTCATGATCTCCTCCTGGAGGTCAGGCGAGTTCGCGAATTGTTCCTTCGAGTTGTTCGCGGCCTGTTGAGCCAGTGTGGGGGACTCCAGCAACTTCCCCAGCAAGACATTGTTCACGTAGACGAGCTTGTCCTGATCCGACAACTCGCCTTCGAACAGCGTGTTCACCCGCTCTATGATCTCATTGAGTCGCGCGCGCTCCCTTTCCTGCACGCTGCCCGCGCCTGCCTCCGTCGCCGGGTAGAGCGTCGGCTTCTCGCCCACGGCGAGCAGCATCGGGGCCTTGGCCTTCTCCTTCAGGGTGTAGTGCGTGAGCTTGACCTTCGAGAGGTCGATGTCCTCGCGCTCGCGCCCGAACTCGAGGAGCGGCAACAGGCGCTTGTAGAAGATGGCCCGCTTCTCAAGAGCGGTGCTGCCGTAGTCGAAGATCTGCGAGAGGAAGGTATAGAGCCGCAGGAACGCGCCCATGTCCGACTTGAAGAGGACGAGCGCGTCCAGCTCCGCCTTGGCGTCCTTGCGAGCCTTCGCGTCGGAGCTTTCATTCGCGGCCCTGAAGGACGCCTGCGCGGCCTTGAAGCGCTTCATCAGCCGGTCCAGCACCGGCTCGATGGCCTTCACGAGGTCGCTCTGCTTCGAGCCGGGGTTCAGCTCCACTCCCACCACGCGCTCGACCTCGAAGTCATCGTAGTAGCCAGCGGCGTCGAGCTTCGCGCGCAAGTTGAACACCACGTTCGGGTCGGTCGTGGCTGCCAGCTCCGCCGTCGTGTAGTAGGTCTTGAAGGCTTCGAGGATGTCGGCCGCGTCGTTGACGAAATCGACGATGTACGTCGTGTCCTTGCCCGGGTGCGCCCGGTTCAGCCGGGAGAGGGTCTGGACCGCCTGGATCCCCGCCAGACGCTTGTCCACGTACATGCCGCAGAGCAGCGGCTGGTCGAAGCCAGTCTGGAACTTGTTGGCGACGAGCAACACCTGGTACTCGCCCTCCTTGAACGCCTCCCGGATGTCGCGCCCTTTCAGGCGGGGATTCAGAGTCCGGCTGTTCTCTGTGAATGGCTCCGGACCGGAGTCCGGGTCCACGACTTCTCCGGAGAACGCTACGAGCGTCCCCATCTTGTAGCCGTGCTCCTGGATGTACTTCTCGATGGCGAGCTGCCAGCGCACGGCCTCCAGCCGGCTGGCGACGACGACCATCGCCTTGGCCTTGCCGTCGAGCAGCGGAGCCACGTGCGCGCGGTAGTGCTCCACCACGACCCGCACCTTCTCCGCGATGTTGTAGGGGTGGAGCCTCACCCAGCCCATGATCCGCTTCAGCGCGGCGCTCTTCTCCACCTCCTTCTCGTCCACCGCCTTGCTTTCGTGGGCGAGCTTGAAGGCCAGACTATAGGGCGTGTAGTTCTTCAGCACGTCGAGGATGAACTTCTCCTCGATGGCCTGCCGCATGGAGTAGACGTGGAAGGGCACCGGGACGTTGTCGGGCGCGGGCTTGCGCGACGGATCCGGCCGGGTGCCGAAGATCTCCAGGGTCTTGCTCTTCGGCGTAGCAGTGAACGCGACGAACGTGATGCCCGAGTCATTGGCGCGTGAGGACATCTGCGCCGTGAGGAGGTCCTCGCTGCTCACCTCGCCGCCGTCGTTGAGCTCCGCCAGCTCCGCGGGGGAGAGGACGGCCTTGAGCTTGGAGGCCGTCTCTCCCGTCTGGGAGCTGTGGGCCTCGTCGGCGATGACCGCGAAGCGCTTGCCCTGCGTCGCGGCCAGCCGCCGCACTTCCTCGATGGCGAAGGGGAACGTCTGGACGGTGCAGACGACGACCTTCTTCTTGCCGGAGAGCGCCTCGGCGAGCTTGCCGCTCTTGCTTCCGTCCTTGTTGGTGATGGTCGCCACCACGCCGGTCGTGCGCTCGAAGTCGAAGATGGCCTCCTGGAGCTGGGAGTCGATGACGTTGCGGTCGGAGACGACCAGCACCGTGTCGAAGACCTTCTTGTGCTGGGCGTCGTGCAGCTCGGCCAGGAAGTGCGCCGTCCAGGCGATGGAGTTCGTCTTCCCTGAACCGGCCGAGTGCTGGACGAGGTACTTCGTGCCGGGCCCGTCCGCGAGCACGGCGGCCTGGAGCTTTCGGGTGACGTCCAACTGGTGGTAGCGCGGGAAGAGGAGCCGGGTGAGCTGCTTCCTGGCGTCACGCTGGCCAATCAGGTAGCGCCCCAGGATTTCGAGCCAGCTCTCGCGCGCCCAGACCTGCTCCCACAGGTAGGCGGTGCGGTGGCCGCCGGATGGGTTCACGGGGTTGCCCGCGCCGCCGTCGTCGCCCTGGTTGAAGGGCAGGAAACTGGTCGCCGGGCCATCGAGCCGCGTCACCATGTGGACTTCGCTGTTGCTCACGGCGAAGTGCACCAGCGCTCCGCTCGGGAAGGAGAGCAGCGGTTCGGCGGCCTGTCCCTTGGGATGCGGCAGGCGGTCGAAGCGGTACTGGTCGATGGCGTCCGTGACGCTCTGGGTGAAGTCGGTCTTCAGCTCGGCCGTCGCAATAGGCACTCCGTTGAGGAAGAGCACCAAGTCGATGTTGTTCTCGTTGTGGACGGAGTAGTGCACCTGCCGCACCACGCGCAGCCGGTTGGCTTCGTAGCGCGCGAGGATGTCGGGGTTGATGGCGAGCGCGGGTTTGAACTCGGCCAGCTTGAGCGGCTGTTTGAGGCCCAGCAGCTCGATGCCGTGGCGCAGGACGTCGAGCGTGCCGCGCTGATTGAGTTGGTCGCGCAGGCGGTTGAGCAGCGTATCCCTGGCATTGCCGCCGTGGTTCTTCGTCAGCGTCTCCCAGGCCTTGGGTTGGGTGGTCTGCACCCAGGCGAGGACGTCGGCGGGGAAGAGCGCGCGTGGACGGTCGTAGTCGGTGGCGTCTCGGTCCGAGTGGAGCCAACCGTGAGACGCGAGGTGGGCGCAGATCTCGGACTCGAAGCTGATTTCCTTGTGGAGGCTCACGCTGCGGCCTTTCCGGCGATGGCGCGAACGTCAATCTGGCCGGT
The sequence above is drawn from the Corallococcus sp. NCRR genome and encodes:
- the sitA5 gene encoding SitA5 family polymorphic toxin, which translates into the protein MRRSWLVLSLFLALVGCSSATKAVRLDTGRGAPVVHVPRADGTARPVPLDAGALKEAVARLAPGLRLSPRAQEAARRLFEVEPRSGSYLMDVQRRRITPLGPGEHLSSEQAQPDVELTRAYLRWCGRTGRAGDCLALLKEIPVVSGDARFALALAMAKGAVLEELWDALKDMANPEALMQAALWTAATYALLWTVPEPATKGVAAVISAGLIAYVGIDTFWALIQGFRHLMAESDAALTFDELRGAGERFGKVMGRQAARAFVMLATAAIGSTGATLGAKLPGLPGAAQAAVRAEAEAGVVYAAVGQVETVTIAADGFTVGLAPGAVAMSSNGTHGGGSASTGYKAWQTHRGMTKARGSAGTNREWHHVVEQTEGNVRRFGPEAIHNTENVVALNKTLHDLVSAFYSRKYPLITRSRVLTIREWLSTQSYTAQRDFGLLAIENIKKGIWR
- a CDS encoding type I restriction endonuclease subunit R, with translation MSLHKEISFESEICAHLASHGWLHSDRDATDYDRPRALFPADVLAWVQTTQPKAWETLTKNHGGNARDTLLNRLRDQLNQRGTLDVLRHGIELLGLKQPLKLAEFKPALAINPDILARYEANRLRVVRQVHYSVHNENNIDLVLFLNGVPIATAELKTDFTQSVTDAIDQYRFDRLPHPKGQAAEPLLSFPSGALVHFAVSNSEVHMVTRLDGPATSFLPFNQGDDGGAGNPVNPSGGHRTAYLWEQVWARESWLEILGRYLIGQRDARKQLTRLLFPRYHQLDVTRKLQAAVLADGPGTKYLVQHSAGSGKTNSIAWTAHFLAELHDAQHKKVFDTVLVVSDRNVIDSQLQEAIFDFERTTGVVATITNKDGSKSGKLAEALSGKKKVVVCTVQTFPFAIEEVRRLAATQGKRFAVIADEAHSSQTGETASKLKAVLSPAELAELNDGGEVSSEDLLTAQMSSRANDSGITFVAFTATPKSKTLEIFGTRPDPSRKPAPDNVPVPFHVYSMRQAIEEKFILDVLKNYTPYSLAFKLAHESKAVDEKEVEKSAALKRIMGWVRLHPYNIAEKVRVVVEHYRAHVAPLLDGKAKAMVVVASRLEAVRWQLAIEKYIQEHGYKMGTLVAFSGEVVDPDSGPEPFTENSRTLNPRLKGRDIREAFKEGEYQVLLVANKFQTGFDQPLLCGMYVDKRLAGIQAVQTLSRLNRAHPGKDTTYIVDFVNDAADILEAFKTYYTTAELAATTDPNVVFNLRAKLDAAGYYDDFEVERVVGVELNPGSKQSDLVKAIEPVLDRLMKRFKAAQASFRAANESSDAKARKDAKAELDALVLFKSDMGAFLRLYTFLSQIFDYGSTALEKRAIFYKRLLPLLEFGREREDIDLSKVKLTHYTLKEKAKAPMLLAVGEKPTLYPATEAGAGSVQERERARLNEIIERVNTLFEGELSDQDKLVYVNNVLLGKLLESPTLAQQAANNSKEQFANSPDLQEEIMSAIIAALDAHALMSKQALDSKTVRDGIKDILLNHSMLWEALRARGASDT
- a CDS encoding MerR family transcriptional regulator: MAERTYRIHIAAELSGVRVELIRAWERRYGVLEPERTPSGYRVYTDRDVALLKRLKALTDEGVSISEAAKLVPQLRAELDAAPSPSAEGADARTGAQPESWRAAVMAAAEAYDQPRVVRVLDEVLAALPPLKAFEDVLVPVQREVGERWHAGTLTVAQEHLVTQVVRERLVSLLHGAPRGGRKHAVLACFPEEEHEIGLLGVALRLRHAGVRVTLLGQRVPAEGLGETVARAKPDVVGLSAVTNRGATVFEDVLERIMDALPKGLPLWVGGPAAQAHADICERLGVRLFSHEDDWTRMVG
- a CDS encoding MerR family transcriptional regulator, with the protein product MSLRIRTIARLTGIREATLRAWERRHGFPRPERSENNYRVYSRDEVEAVRRVAKWMEEGLSVSEAIAQVRDEPRTDVPPEARHLERFWAAVMVLDSEGADAALSAAQVGLDAATYCDTVLLPLLREMASRLDVAREHMASALRGAGGAAWMRCPLGGRPRRPGACGRLRMPGREALQSRGRLDADGGLKPLCLIHRWAGAPGSGRGYRRGSFRRWRGGWWES
- a CDS encoding DUF2019 domain-containing protein, coding for MKSKDLKVLGTEELIAHFREVSAKHGRLLNARDTRAANKNYRLAAAVRKDLRTRGPDAEKRLLALLTDPEPGTRYWAATAALGFAPSEAERALALLAEPPPTMLSVSAAMTLRAWKDGTLPPEE
- a CDS encoding DUF2019 domain-containing protein, with protein sequence MGADPEDKHGDRYIAAFDELRARGDEGREALCILLKHPRMDVRATAAAFLLRYRTAEAKAVLEEAAKGEGLVAFGAQQTLKGWEEGVWDLDPE
- a CDS encoding DUF2019 domain-containing protein codes for the protein MRFDTLVRLFADNVAAQTDAIWQGDAKAGNRHAKKYISAFEQLRALGNTGREALTVLFSHPRMDVRVMAAAYLLRYRTHEAREVLMEAARGEGLVPFKAGQALKRWEEGTWALDPE